AATAATGATCTTCTGACCGGGGTACTGGTGCAAAAGCGCATTGTATTCGCGCAGTTGCGCCTCCGTGGTAGAGTCCTTCAGCATATCGGTCAAGGCGGTGAATTTCTGGAACGCTTCGGCATTGGTCTTCAGATCGATCTTCTTTTTGTTGCGGTTGAACCATTTCTGCCATTGGTTCTGGTCGTAGCGCACGCTGTCAGGGAGATCGTGGTTCGTGTAAGCCATGATATAATTCGGCACGTTGCGGTCATAATTGTAAAAAGCGTCGATCGAGGGGAAAGACATCGTTTTGATCAGCATTTGGATGCCCTCTACCTGATACAGGTCGGCGAGCGCCTTGCCCACGGCGCGCTGGAGATAAACGTCGGACGACTTGCCCGCGGTCCGCAGCGCTTTCAGCGCCAGCGGGTCTTTCAGGTAGCCGAGTCCATCGGCCGCCGCGGTCCGCACGGCCGGGCGGGCATCGGTTTTGACCACTTTTTCGATCAGTCCGCGCGGATCCATGTTATCCCGGACGCGGCTCAAGTAGCGCACCGCGATGCGCCGCACGTCTTCGCTTGGATCATCCAGCACCAATCGGCGGACCAGAGGCAGAACTCGCGTGGACTTTAATTCCAGTAAAGAGCGCAGGGCAAAACGGCGGACACCGGGCATGGTATCAGTTGCCAGAACATTCGTGAGCAGGCTTTCCGCCGAGGCATCTCCCCATAACCCGAGATCATCAGCGATCATCAGCCGCACTTCGGCGTCTTGGGCATGAACCAGTGGAACAATGACCTGCAGGCGCGGTCCGGTCAGCGTGCCGTTGGTGAAGAAATAATGAATGCATTCCATGACGTCGCGGTTAACCTGCTGGTGATTAGAATTCTGGATAAGCCTGGACTAAAAAGGGAATGATATCAGGACCCTTGTTGACGATCTTTCCCACCGCCTCA
The genomic region above belongs to bacterium and contains:
- a CDS encoding HEAT repeat domain-containing protein, whose product is MECIHYFFTNGTLTGPRLQVIVPLVHAQDAEVRLMIADDLGLWGDASAESLLTNVLATDTMPGVRRFALRSLLELKSTRVLPLVRRLVLDDPSEDVRRIAVRYLSRVRDNMDPRGLIEKVVKTDARPAVRTAAADGLGYLKDPLALKALRTAGKSSDVYLQRAVGKALADLYQVEGIQMLIKTMSFPSIDAFYNYDRNVPNYIMAYTNHDLPDSVRYDQNQWQKWFNRNKKKIDLKTNAEAFQKFTALTDMLKDSTTEAQLREYNALLHQYPGQKIIINRIAALKDQ